A genomic region of Polyangiaceae bacterium contains the following coding sequences:
- a CDS encoding TetR/AcrR family transcriptional regulator: MRSRWAILERRTQSENIAVTSIVAVFLDTSLYKRGANLLYKFLINVHGQCKNVLALRVQIGRIAAVEREARTDVDGRHERAERTRDAIVTALLALLAEGDLRPSAERVAKRAGVSRRALFHHFSDLEELLTRASMRRLEQLAARLPTAPTEGPFEDRARTFVSAVGHFHDQVSHVRRAALLASYDSKVVAERMDMALRRHRELTSAAFAEEIANAPEHVRDGLLRGLAAATSFATWDELRRNQGLATDEAIRVVMRFVEGLVSDVRRKI; this comes from the coding sequence ATGCGATCACGCTGGGCGATTCTCGAGCGCCGAACACAAAGCGAAAACATTGCGGTTACCTCAATCGTCGCTGTTTTTCTCGACACATCATTGTACAAACGTGGTGCAAATCTGTTGTATAAATTTCTAATAAATGTGCACGGCCAGTGCAAAAATGTTCTTGCACTCCGAGTGCAGATAGGTAGAATCGCTGCCGTGGAGCGCGAAGCTCGAACGGATGTGGATGGGCGTCATGAGCGCGCGGAGCGGACGCGTGACGCCATCGTTACGGCGTTGCTCGCGTTGCTCGCGGAGGGGGACCTCAGGCCGTCGGCGGAGCGCGTGGCGAAGCGTGCGGGCGTATCGCGGCGAGCTTTATTCCATCATTTCTCGGATCTGGAGGAGCTGCTCACACGCGCTTCGATGCGGCGACTGGAGCAGCTTGCGGCGAGATTACCGACGGCGCCGACGGAAGGACCTTTCGAGGATCGCGCGCGGACATTCGTGAGCGCGGTGGGGCATTTCCACGATCAGGTCAGCCACGTGCGTCGAGCGGCGCTGCTTGCTTCGTATGATTCGAAAGTGGTTGCGGAACGCATGGACATGGCGTTGCGTCGTCATCGCGAATTGACGAGCGCCGCATTCGCAGAAGAAATCGCGAATGCGCCCGAGCATGTTCGCGATGGGCTTTTGCGTGGTTTGGCTGCGGCCACGAGCTTTGCGACATGGGACGAATTACGACGCAATCAGGGGCTTGCCACGGACGAAGCGATACGCGTGGTGATGCGGTTCGTCGAGGGGCTCGTTTCCGACGTGCGCCGTAAGATTTGA
- a CDS encoding PD40 domain-containing protein has protein sequence MRCIHWGLILLALSAVSACTPPSGRDRFESDVVPVLEGRCTSGVCHGVGPDAEKNGEIIEWQHFNVRIDALGRIADVDQAYAISKSRINTIEKPEFSSLLRKPLAMEAGGTFHAGGVIFRQREDPAYDAIKHWIEMEDEGGEGGRVEDLTETQQLFARNVLPRLAARQCSTLACHGPVAPFTAFDLPLIIDGEPVFSRESILHNYASARMHLFLGGDPLLSRLIRKAIPPEQGGIVHRGGNDIFFNQGKPGDLRKDDDVDAIASWAEAERAATLGEMPALHGIVFVRGPVGNSSPLDHDVFVPGSDLFILDAGSPPSAARNITALAHPEGPADVRDPAVGHDGNRIVFAMRKSVQSTHELYEIRRDGSGFRKLTESAPKHPGGGRESHVQPTYGPDGRIYFVSTRAGQLAEHHARLDTEIWAVDPETRALERLTHDPAPELTPSFFGVGKSYGTLAFTVVRATPEGDRSVVFRMPLDHNKVHHGDPELHVHHGLTATRDLILGMRAMPDGRFSTALVKFDSVWQAGTIAIFDRQIGPELSQSDAHSASVGGFRHAFVPLTFPFNPSGVTFSAARHPVPMPDGRLLVTLAKPPFDPLDPSTEPDFGLFLLTLTEDRTLGGPRITAVDVVADEPGISEYDAEPLVARPLEDDPSHEPAWDPTLSTGKLAYRHVETLEAIMRNVSPVGAKTLRNDLVAVRLIESIPTTPDDLAHGPISASMHGRSRILAELPLLGGSLYLEVPAATPFRVQTLDAHGLAIGTQHRRWIDVAPGQTFPGGVSPALYPTLCATCHGSLSGLPQDAGGPIPDTITQASMTLATHDALDPRRPRAPMPVGANPIVIDFRADVLPLIQRSCVKGCHQGPAAAGGLDLEAHATAKFDTAYEALVAPGVGSGNGRKYVDDIGSSARSSYLVERLLGRELDAPRNVDGACKGDPPLDENERLVLTRWIDLGAVYRGAPP, from the coding sequence ATGCGTTGCATTCATTGGGGTCTCATCCTTCTTGCCCTTTCTGCCGTGAGTGCGTGTACGCCTCCATCGGGTCGTGATCGTTTCGAATCCGATGTCGTGCCCGTGCTCGAAGGACGTTGCACATCGGGTGTTTGTCATGGCGTCGGCCCCGATGCCGAAAAAAACGGTGAGATCATCGAATGGCAACATTTCAATGTACGAATCGACGCGCTCGGACGCATCGCCGACGTCGATCAAGCGTATGCCATCTCGAAAAGCCGCATCAACACGATCGAAAAGCCCGAGTTCTCGTCGCTCTTGCGAAAGCCACTGGCAATGGAAGCGGGAGGAACGTTCCACGCCGGGGGCGTCATTTTTCGCCAACGAGAAGATCCAGCGTATGACGCGATCAAGCATTGGATTGAAATGGAGGACGAAGGAGGCGAAGGAGGGCGCGTCGAAGATTTGACCGAGACGCAGCAGCTTTTTGCTCGCAATGTTTTACCTCGGCTCGCGGCCCGTCAATGTTCGACATTGGCTTGCCATGGACCGGTAGCACCATTTACGGCTTTCGATTTGCCTCTCATCATCGATGGTGAGCCCGTTTTTTCGCGAGAAAGCATTCTTCACAATTATGCATCCGCGCGCATGCATTTGTTCCTCGGCGGCGATCCCCTCCTGTCACGCCTCATACGCAAAGCGATCCCTCCGGAACAAGGAGGCATCGTGCATCGCGGTGGGAATGATATCTTTTTCAATCAAGGCAAACCGGGTGATCTACGGAAAGACGACGATGTCGACGCCATTGCTTCGTGGGCCGAGGCCGAGCGAGCTGCGACGCTAGGAGAAATGCCCGCTCTGCACGGAATCGTATTCGTACGAGGCCCCGTGGGCAATAGCTCGCCGCTCGATCACGACGTATTCGTCCCCGGTTCCGACCTGTTCATTCTCGACGCGGGAAGTCCGCCTTCGGCAGCGCGCAACATCACGGCTTTGGCGCATCCCGAGGGCCCAGCGGATGTTCGGGATCCGGCGGTGGGGCACGACGGCAATCGAATCGTATTTGCAATGCGAAAAAGTGTGCAATCGACACATGAGTTGTACGAGATTCGTCGCGACGGATCGGGCTTTCGCAAGCTCACGGAATCGGCGCCGAAACACCCCGGTGGCGGCCGGGAATCACACGTGCAACCAACGTATGGGCCCGATGGTCGAATTTATTTCGTATCGACACGCGCTGGGCAACTAGCAGAGCACCACGCGCGGCTCGATACGGAAATCTGGGCCGTCGACCCAGAAACCCGCGCACTCGAACGATTGACACATGATCCTGCTCCGGAATTGACGCCTTCGTTTTTCGGCGTGGGTAAATCTTATGGAACGCTGGCGTTCACGGTGGTGCGCGCGACGCCCGAGGGGGATCGGTCCGTCGTTTTCCGCATGCCGCTCGATCACAACAAAGTTCATCACGGTGACCCTGAATTGCACGTGCACCACGGTTTGACTGCAACGCGCGACTTGATTCTAGGCATGCGAGCGATGCCGGACGGCCGTTTTTCCACGGCGCTCGTGAAATTCGATTCAGTTTGGCAAGCAGGCACGATCGCAATCTTCGACCGTCAGATCGGTCCCGAATTGTCGCAAAGCGACGCACACTCGGCATCCGTCGGGGGGTTTCGTCATGCTTTCGTCCCGCTCACCTTTCCGTTCAATCCCAGCGGCGTTACCTTTTCAGCCGCGCGGCATCCCGTGCCCATGCCGGATGGGCGCCTCTTGGTGACTCTCGCAAAACCTCCCTTCGATCCATTGGATCCTTCGACAGAGCCCGATTTCGGACTTTTTTTGCTGACGCTCACGGAAGACCGTACGCTTGGTGGTCCACGCATTACGGCGGTCGACGTCGTCGCAGACGAGCCTGGCATTTCCGAATACGATGCCGAACCGCTCGTCGCCCGACCGCTCGAGGACGACCCGTCGCACGAGCCCGCTTGGGATCCAACGCTTTCAACCGGCAAGCTCGCGTATCGTCACGTCGAGACGCTCGAAGCAATCATGCGAAATGTATCGCCGGTCGGCGCAAAAACATTACGCAACGACCTCGTCGCCGTTCGTCTTATCGAATCGATACCAACGACGCCTGACGATTTGGCACACGGACCCATTTCGGCAAGCATGCATGGGCGAAGCCGCATTCTCGCTGAACTGCCGCTTCTTGGTGGTTCGTTGTACCTGGAAGTTCCGGCGGCCACGCCATTTCGTGTGCAGACGCTCGATGCCCACGGTTTGGCGATAGGCACGCAACACCGGCGGTGGATCGATGTTGCACCCGGCCAAACCTTTCCGGGAGGCGTGTCCCCTGCCCTGTATCCGACGCTATGCGCGACCTGTCATGGATCGCTTTCGGGACTCCCGCAAGATGCGGGCGGACCGATACCCGACACGATTACGCAAGCGTCGATGACACTCGCGACGCACGACGCGCTCGACCCTCGAAGACCCCGCGCACCAATGCCCGTCGGCGCCAACCCCATCGTCATTGATTTTCGTGCCGACGTATTGCCGCTCATCCAGCGATCGTGCGTAAAGGGATGTCATCAAGGCCCTGCGGCCGCTGGAGGGCTCGACCTGGAAGCCCACGCCACCGCGAAATTCGACACGGCGTACGAGGCTCTCGTCGCGCCGGGTGTCGGGTCGGGCAATGGCAGAAAATACGTGGACGACATTGGTTCGAGCGCCCGATCGAGCTATTTGGTGGAGCGACTTTTGGGCCGCGAATTGGACGCTCCGCGAAACGTGGACGGCGCATGCAAAGGCGATCCACCGCTCGATGAAAATGAACGGCTCGTCCTGACGCGCTGGATTGATCTCGGCGCAGTTTATCGAGGAGCCCCGCCATGA
- a CDS encoding DUF4266 domain-containing protein, translating to MRSDTRPEETRARNHMLGAREASQGASGERGGGCGCK from the coding sequence ATGCGGTCGGATACGCGGCCCGAAGAGACGCGGGCACGTAATCACATGCTCGGCGCGCGTGAGGCATCACAGGGTGCATCAGGGGAACGAGGTGGTGGATGCGGCTGCAAGTGA
- a CDS encoding DUF3570 domain-containing protein: MRLQVIGAFAAMMLWTAPAVAEGRGATWVSFFSSSDHLTVISPQASARVPLRDWLTMDASYEADVITAASVDLVTAASPRGYQEERHGFSAGATFRPAAATVVAAQYTPSFEPDYVSHGVALSAEREWWDRRLTTQVGYRFSADRIGRRGDAQDTWQKLNSHSLTVGLGWVFSRRMVGDVVYELQFHDGFQSSPYRYVPIYHPGSNYAIGGVPESVPTERTRHAIAAGLRRAFGSHWFGSARLRLYADTWGIASFTNEFEVQRSLFGSRILLGLRGRIYGQSSATFHAYRYELRDDALPKFRDADKMLSSGFSFLGGPRIDASFGRIGPISDLRATCMFEFYAQRFFNFAPLSERYATIVSFGVAAEFDP; this comes from the coding sequence ATGCGGCTGCAAGTGATTGGCGCATTCGCCGCAATGATGCTTTGGACGGCGCCCGCTGTAGCAGAGGGTCGCGGCGCGACGTGGGTGTCATTTTTTTCGTCGAGCGACCATTTGACCGTGATTTCTCCGCAAGCGTCGGCGCGCGTCCCTTTGCGCGATTGGCTCACGATGGACGCGAGTTACGAGGCCGATGTCATTACTGCGGCGAGCGTCGATTTGGTCACCGCTGCGTCGCCTCGCGGTTACCAGGAAGAGCGCCATGGATTCAGCGCGGGCGCGACGTTCCGCCCCGCCGCAGCAACGGTCGTGGCGGCTCAATATACGCCCAGTTTCGAGCCCGACTACGTTTCGCACGGCGTCGCCCTTTCCGCCGAACGAGAATGGTGGGATCGCCGGCTCACGACGCAGGTTGGTTACCGGTTCAGCGCCGATCGAATCGGCCGGCGCGGCGATGCGCAGGACACGTGGCAAAAGCTCAACAGCCATTCCCTCACCGTGGGCCTTGGTTGGGTGTTCAGCCGCCGCATGGTTGGCGACGTCGTCTACGAATTGCAATTTCATGACGGTTTTCAATCGAGTCCTTATCGTTACGTGCCCATTTATCATCCGGGATCGAACTATGCCATTGGAGGGGTACCAGAATCGGTGCCCACGGAACGCACTCGTCACGCCATTGCGGCGGGCCTTCGGCGGGCATTTGGTTCCCATTGGTTTGGTAGCGCGAGGTTGCGTCTGTATGCCGACACGTGGGGAATCGCGAGTTTCACGAACGAATTCGAAGTTCAACGATCGTTATTTGGTTCGCGCATCTTATTGGGATTGCGCGGCCGCATCTACGGGCAGAGCTCGGCCACGTTTCACGCTTACCGATACGAGCTGCGCGACGACGCATTGCCCAAATTCCGTGACGCCGACAAAATGCTTTCGTCCGGATTTTCGTTCCTCGGCGGCCCGCGCATCGACGCAAGCTTCGGACGTATCGGCCCCATTTCAGACCTACGCGCAACGTGCATGTTCGAGTTTTACGCTCAACGATTCTTCAATTTTGCACCGCTTTCCGAACGATACGCCACCATCGTGTCGTTTGGCGTCGCGGCGGAGTTCGACCCATGA
- the had gene encoding 6-hydroxycyclohex-1-ene-1-carbonyl-CoA dehydrogenase: MNTTARAWFLERPGQPLREADLALPDPGPGEAIVEVLACGMCHTDFAYASGTVAPNHALPLVLGHEVVGTVTRSGDQWLEGQVVIVPAVMPCGQCALCKMGRGNACNAQKMPGNDIHGGFASHIRVPSNALVVVPSAPEGVDVRMFGVVADAVSTAYQAIRRAGLGAGDVAFVVGTGGVGGYVVQIAHALGARVIACDVDAHRLALIARHGADEVVDVNGKGPKDIRKELHGMARSWGIPTHAYRIFECSGVARGQELAYALLARAATMVVVGYTMDTINVRLANLMAFDASVHGSWGCPPELYPEVLRMIFDGRIVLDPFVEFAPLSAVNSLLDAMAAHTLTKRMVLDPRVSSAASNT; encoded by the coding sequence ATGAACACGACGGCGCGGGCTTGGTTTCTCGAACGCCCGGGGCAGCCGCTTCGCGAGGCGGATTTGGCTCTGCCGGACCCAGGTCCAGGCGAAGCGATCGTGGAAGTCTTAGCGTGTGGGATGTGTCACACAGACTTTGCGTATGCGTCTGGGACGGTGGCGCCGAACCATGCCCTGCCCTTGGTGCTCGGCCATGAAGTTGTAGGCACGGTGACTCGCTCTGGCGATCAATGGCTCGAGGGGCAGGTCGTGATCGTGCCGGCGGTCATGCCTTGCGGTCAATGTGCGCTTTGCAAAATGGGGCGCGGTAATGCATGCAATGCGCAGAAGATGCCTGGCAATGACATTCACGGGGGCTTTGCGTCGCATATTCGGGTTCCTTCGAATGCCCTCGTGGTGGTGCCCAGCGCTCCAGAGGGCGTGGATGTTCGAATGTTCGGCGTGGTGGCCGATGCCGTATCGACGGCGTATCAAGCAATTCGGCGAGCAGGGCTCGGCGCCGGAGACGTTGCATTCGTCGTGGGTACGGGGGGAGTCGGTGGATATGTCGTGCAGATAGCTCATGCGCTCGGGGCGCGCGTCATTGCATGCGACGTCGATGCGCATCGGCTAGCATTGATTGCCCGTCATGGTGCGGACGAAGTCGTCGATGTGAATGGCAAAGGTCCGAAGGACATACGCAAAGAGCTGCACGGAATGGCGCGCAGTTGGGGCATCCCGACGCATGCATATCGCATTTTCGAATGCAGTGGTGTCGCGCGAGGTCAAGAATTGGCCTACGCCCTTCTCGCGCGAGCTGCAACGATGGTCGTCGTGGGATATACGATGGATACCATCAACGTTCGTCTTGCCAATCTCATGGCATTCGACGCATCGGTGCATGGATCGTGGGGTTGTCCTCCGGAGCTCTATCCCGAAGTGCTTCGCATGATATTCGACGGGCGAATCGTCCTCGATCCATTCGTCGAATTCGCTCCACTCTCCGCCGTGAATTCGCTGCTCGATGCAATGGCCGCTCATACGCTGACCAAACGGATGGTGTTGGACCCGCGAGTTTCGTCCGCGGCCTCGAACACATGA
- the oah gene encoding 6-oxocyclohex-1-ene-1-carbonyl-CoA hydratase — MIALKNHEIVPDHVIRHIRYEARPVKRQDGSVIEGLHQVWIILDNEAQLNSYTTEAVKDVIIAFQRASADRRAVAVVFTAMGNRAFCSGGNTEEYANYYAQRPLEYLQYMRLFNDMVTNIMLCDKPVICRVNGLRIGGGQEIGMACDFSVAGDHARFGQAGPVHGSAPDGGSTDFLDLYVGYAKAAESLVLCEPWSAHKALDLGVLNDIAPVYKNEGRFIANPFVVTDRTYDEFGRRVYGEWKTGAEQANAKALAAKCEIDLSLLDKLVDSYVTKLVSTFPDCTRKTLQSLRKKKLAHWMANSEANRSWLALNMNTEAAAGFPAFQYGERGAREIDFVKLRQKLAEGAPFDRELILSVLPNAARAEFEKQHAG; from the coding sequence ATGATCGCCCTAAAAAATCATGAAATCGTTCCCGATCACGTGATCAGGCACATTCGTTACGAAGCCCGTCCTGTCAAGCGGCAGGATGGTTCCGTCATCGAGGGGTTGCATCAAGTTTGGATTATTTTGGACAATGAAGCGCAACTCAATTCGTATACGACGGAGGCCGTCAAGGATGTGATCATCGCGTTTCAGCGCGCGAGCGCGGATCGTCGTGCGGTGGCCGTGGTGTTCACCGCGATGGGCAATCGCGCGTTTTGCAGTGGCGGGAATACGGAAGAATACGCGAACTATTACGCGCAGCGGCCGCTCGAATACCTCCAATACATGCGGCTCTTCAATGACATGGTGACGAACATCATGCTCTGCGACAAACCCGTCATCTGTCGCGTGAATGGACTGCGCATCGGCGGCGGACAAGAAATTGGAATGGCGTGCGATTTCAGCGTTGCCGGGGACCACGCGCGGTTTGGCCAAGCCGGCCCCGTGCACGGTTCTGCGCCGGATGGTGGGTCCACGGATTTCCTCGACCTTTATGTGGGCTATGCGAAGGCCGCGGAGTCGCTCGTTTTGTGTGAACCGTGGTCCGCCCACAAGGCGCTCGATTTGGGCGTCCTGAACGACATTGCGCCGGTCTACAAAAACGAAGGGCGGTTCATTGCGAATCCGTTCGTGGTTACCGATCGAACGTACGACGAATTCGGACGTCGCGTTTATGGTGAATGGAAAACGGGGGCCGAACAAGCGAATGCGAAGGCGCTTGCCGCCAAGTGCGAAATCGATCTATCGCTGCTCGACAAACTCGTCGATTCCTACGTGACGAAGCTCGTTTCGACCTTCCCCGACTGCACGCGCAAAACGCTACAAAGCCTTCGAAAGAAGAAGCTTGCGCATTGGATGGCCAACAGCGAAGCCAATCGTTCCTGGTTGGCGCTCAACATGAATACCGAAGCCGCGGCGGGATTCCCTGCGTTTCAATATGGCGAACGCGGCGCGAGGGAAATCGATTTCGTCAAATTGCGTCAGAAGCTCGCCGAAGGAGCGCCGTTCGATCGTGAGCTCATCCTTTCCGTCTTGCCGAATGCAGCGCGCGCGGAATTCGAAAAACAGCACGCCGGTTGA
- a CDS encoding enoyl-CoA hydratase/isomerase family protein, with amino-acid sequence MTNHRRITVELDEDAGILSIGLSGGKGNIVDMAMMDEIRAALDAHMGKQTLRMVLLEGGDAHFSFGAAIEEHTQDRIGTMLPAFHALIRQVALYPVPVAALVRGRCLGGAFELVLACHFVFATQSARFACPEIKLGVFPPVLAALGPARLPQIVVERLLLTGAEMDVTEAVRLGFVTSIVGESDGNGRSDVLAWYRSTLASLSASSLRHAVRVSRQAGGIADRIGAPLDIAERMYIDELCATHDGHEGIAAFMQQRKPVWRHA; translated from the coding sequence ATGACGAACCATCGACGCATCACCGTGGAGCTCGACGAGGACGCAGGGATTCTAAGCATTGGGCTTTCCGGCGGCAAGGGCAACATCGTCGACATGGCGATGATGGACGAAATTCGCGCAGCACTCGACGCTCACATGGGCAAACAGACCTTGCGTATGGTGCTGCTCGAGGGCGGTGATGCGCACTTTTCGTTCGGTGCGGCGATCGAGGAGCATACGCAGGATCGCATTGGCACGATGCTCCCCGCATTTCATGCGCTCATTCGCCAAGTCGCGCTCTATCCCGTGCCAGTTGCGGCACTGGTACGCGGTCGATGCCTCGGTGGAGCATTCGAACTGGTGCTCGCGTGCCATTTCGTATTTGCCACCCAGAGCGCTCGATTTGCGTGCCCCGAAATCAAGCTGGGCGTGTTTCCCCCGGTGCTTGCAGCTCTCGGACCCGCGCGGTTGCCGCAAATTGTGGTGGAAAGGCTCTTGCTCACGGGCGCTGAAATGGACGTGACCGAAGCGGTGCGTTTGGGATTCGTGACGTCCATCGTGGGCGAAAGCGATGGCAATGGTCGAAGCGATGTTCTTGCCTGGTATCGATCGACGCTGGCGTCGCTTTCGGCCAGCTCACTGCGCCACGCGGTGCGGGTTTCGCGCCAAGCGGGAGGAATCGCAGACAGAATCGGCGCGCCGCTCGACATCGCCGAACGAATGTACATCGACGAGCTCTGCGCAACGCACGACGGTCACGAAGGAATCGCGGCATTCATGCAGCAGCGCAAGCCGGTTTGGAGGCACGCATGA
- a CDS encoding TetR family transcriptional regulator, with protein MSARMRRREQASEQILEAAAAAIAEHGFHGMSMRVLAQSTGMSLANFYNYFDSKEDLLFALHARSFSALLSAVDAELQKATESEEKLYTFIATHVAYFIQHTAVMHVLVHEAGRLAPKHRPTVRKLKDDYFGRARAIVATILAERGERRGGEIDRATYNVFGMMNWVYAWYDPHMHGSASDVARTIHTMAMRGLAGLNESACIPTTSGKLDAAALPSPIRRKETRPI; from the coding sequence ATGAGCGCCCGAATGCGTCGCCGGGAGCAAGCCAGCGAGCAAATCCTGGAAGCCGCCGCAGCGGCGATTGCGGAACATGGGTTTCACGGGATGTCCATGCGTGTTCTTGCTCAGTCGACGGGCATGTCGCTCGCCAACTTCTACAACTATTTCGATTCGAAGGAGGATCTGCTTTTTGCGCTGCATGCGCGATCGTTTTCGGCGCTTTTGTCGGCGGTCGACGCAGAATTGCAAAAGGCCACGGAAAGCGAGGAAAAACTCTATACGTTCATTGCCACTCACGTCGCCTACTTCATTCAGCACACGGCCGTCATGCACGTGCTCGTGCACGAAGCCGGCCGCCTCGCACCCAAACATCGCCCGACCGTCCGCAAGCTCAAGGATGACTACTTCGGTCGGGCGCGAGCCATCGTGGCTACGATCCTTGCGGAGCGAGGTGAACGACGTGGCGGCGAAATCGACCGTGCGACATATAACGTGTTTGGCATGATGAACTGGGTCTACGCGTGGTACGATCCGCATATGCATGGAAGCGCAAGCGATGTGGCACGAACGATTCACACGATGGCCATGAGGGGTTTGGCGGGATTGAACGAATCCGCGTGCATCCCCACGACGTCGGGAAAGCTCGATGCTGCAGCATTGCCTTCACCCATTCGACGAAAGGAGACACGTCCGATATGA
- the bcrC gene encoding benzoyl-CoA reductase subunit C gives MIRERLDPAAEVLARAEVLADDLEMRSVRAFKEANPTALVVGHMPIYAPRPLFEALGCLPVAIFGAGDQLDIIRGDSYFQSYICHIPRSTIELGLSGRLESVDAMVFPSICDVIRNLGGMWKLLFPDRLSIYLDLPQNFDSAIGGRFYAGELRRIARELEKKGAKPLQAEALLLAIADENRRRELITELDALRREDPSRVRASEAYTVVRAGAALTARAHADLLDEFVTAAKQRHVRHFDNVRVVLCGSFCEQPPLALIRSLEKAGCDIVDDDFQLGWRMIESAIEVRDGEDPVDALARAYIEQGRPTASRYIADEIKGADLARRVRRLPADGVIFAAASFCDPALLDQPMLEAALRQQNIPFTSFKFAENTGQFQVIREQAGAFSDAVKLWGANV, from the coding sequence ATGATTCGCGAACGATTGGATCCTGCTGCGGAGGTCTTGGCGCGCGCCGAAGTGCTCGCCGACGATCTGGAGATGCGGAGTGTTCGTGCTTTCAAGGAGGCGAATCCGACCGCGCTCGTCGTGGGACACATGCCCATCTATGCGCCGCGCCCGCTTTTCGAGGCGCTCGGGTGCCTGCCCGTCGCGATTTTCGGTGCCGGCGACCAACTCGACATCATTCGTGGCGACTCGTACTTTCAATCGTACATCTGCCACATTCCACGCAGCACCATCGAGCTCGGATTGTCGGGGCGTCTCGAATCGGTCGATGCGATGGTGTTTCCGTCGATATGCGACGTCATCCGGAACCTGGGAGGCATGTGGAAACTGCTGTTCCCGGATCGATTGAGCATTTATCTCGATCTTCCGCAGAACTTCGATTCCGCAATTGGGGGTCGGTTTTACGCGGGAGAGCTTCGTCGCATTGCGCGTGAGCTGGAAAAAAAGGGTGCAAAGCCGTTGCAAGCGGAGGCACTTCTGCTGGCCATTGCAGACGAAAATCGCCGCCGAGAGCTCATTACAGAATTGGACGCATTACGACGAGAAGACCCATCACGGGTGCGGGCATCCGAAGCGTACACGGTCGTGCGGGCAGGAGCCGCCCTTACGGCGCGTGCACACGCTGATTTGCTGGACGAATTCGTGACGGCCGCGAAGCAGCGCCACGTGCGCCATTTCGACAACGTACGTGTCGTGCTTTGCGGTTCATTCTGTGAGCAGCCCCCGCTCGCCCTCATCCGCTCGCTCGAAAAAGCCGGATGCGATATCGTCGACGACGATTTCCAGCTCGGTTGGCGAATGATCGAATCCGCGATCGAGGTTCGGGATGGCGAGGATCCCGTGGACGCGCTTGCTCGCGCATACATCGAACAGGGGCGCCCAACGGCCTCACGGTACATTGCGGATGAAATCAAAGGCGCCGACCTCGCTCGGCGTGTGCGTCGATTGCCCGCTGATGGAGTCATCTTTGCGGCGGCATCGTTTTGCGATCCTGCGCTTCTCGACCAACCCATGCTCGAAGCTGCGCTCAGGCAGCAAAACATTCCCTTCACGAGTTTCAAGTTTGCCGAAAATACTGGACAATTTCAGGTCATTCGCGAACAAGCGGGCGCTTTTTCGGATGCCGTGAAATTATGGGGAGCAAACGTATGA